One genomic window of Haloferax mediterranei ATCC 33500 includes the following:
- the upp gene encoding uracil phosphoribosyltransferase, translated as MPIEDRDDAYLITHALAKDTLSRLRDVETTQVAFRKGLVKLGRICGYEIIDGAMETEYVSIQTPLAETTGEHVKGLDDVVIINVLRAATPFVEGLLKAFPRAKQGVISAGRDEEAGMDDEGGFPITIDYVKLPEITEKDTVIVADPMLATGSTMCAVLDHILENAGVDPEKLFVLSAVSAPDGLLRVDDEFPEVDLLTVSIDDYLDDDGYIVPGLGDAGDRAFRTT; from the coding sequence ATGCCCATCGAAGACCGAGACGACGCGTATCTTATCACGCACGCGCTGGCGAAGGACACGCTCTCGCGCCTCCGGGACGTGGAGACGACGCAGGTTGCCTTCCGTAAAGGCCTCGTCAAACTCGGCCGCATCTGTGGCTACGAGATTATCGACGGTGCGATGGAAACCGAGTACGTCAGCATCCAGACGCCGCTCGCCGAGACGACCGGTGAACACGTCAAAGGACTCGACGACGTGGTCATTATCAACGTCCTCCGCGCCGCGACCCCATTCGTCGAAGGGTTGCTCAAGGCGTTCCCCCGCGCGAAGCAGGGCGTCATCTCCGCCGGACGCGACGAGGAAGCCGGAATGGACGACGAGGGCGGCTTCCCCATCACCATCGACTACGTGAAGCTTCCCGAAATCACCGAAAAGGACACCGTCATCGTGGCCGACCCGATGCTCGCCACCGGGTCGACGATGTGCGCCGTGCTCGACCACATCCTCGAAAACGCGGGTGTCGACCCCGAAAAGCTGTTCGTCCTCTCGGCCGTCTCGGCTCCTGACGGACTCCTCCGCGTCGACGACGAGTTCCCCGAAGTCGACCTGCTGACTGTCTCTATCGACGACTATCTCGACGACGACGGCTACATCGTCCCCGGTCTCGGCGACGCCGGTGACCGCGCGTTCCGCACGACGTAA
- a CDS encoding carbon starvation CstA family protein codes for MVQVIWLVVTVLALFTAGYFGYSRYLAQFVELDDSRETPAHKYEDGQEYVPAKKPVLLGHHYSSIAGGAPIVGPITAGVVWGWVPALAWIAIGNPLLGSVHDFVSLSGSLRHDGKSVGYIIGEYVGERGKNMLLWFAFLTIVLVVAVFALVVAIVFNAYPEAATASLVYIVLAVLFGMYLYQLNLPFLPGTAAFVTAMFIGVFAGIQFPIALFEPAARAPAETFVLFSGSGSWLPGASSFNGNTAAWVPVILIYGAIASALPVWVLLQPRDYLSSFLLYAGVGGSLVAIIVGTFVTNPTQPLVTNLDPFYGFIGRSGAPLFPLLFITIACGTISGFHSLVSSGTTSKQLNKESDARVIGYGGMLGEGLLATVALAAVAIVAPDVGGGIGLALPTFAAGGGVILSSFGIPTSFGGPFMALVLVSFLLTSTDTAVRLGRYMMEEIVGTPETPVEDFATNRYGNALVQSLPAYILITSGSWLTLWQLFGGANQLLAALALLTATVWLANWDDSKQLISTGVPMALMTIITTLGLLWLAFHDNLYAKFMNPEWMEQAGTFAMVSAVVQIILALVLIYLALSLVKLGYENIKDARGSGGGGRGGRPQPSDD; via the coding sequence ATGGTACAAGTCATCTGGCTGGTCGTCACGGTACTTGCGCTGTTCACCGCCGGGTATTTCGGATACTCGCGGTATCTCGCGCAGTTCGTCGAACTCGACGATAGTCGCGAGACACCAGCACACAAGTACGAAGACGGACAGGAGTACGTCCCGGCGAAAAAGCCGGTCTTACTGGGGCATCACTATTCGAGCATCGCGGGCGGCGCACCCATCGTCGGGCCGATTACGGCGGGTGTCGTGTGGGGTTGGGTCCCCGCACTGGCGTGGATTGCGATTGGAAACCCGCTTCTCGGGAGCGTCCACGACTTCGTGTCGCTTTCGGGCAGTCTGCGACACGATGGAAAGTCCGTCGGGTACATCATCGGCGAGTACGTCGGCGAGCGCGGCAAGAACATGCTGCTTTGGTTCGCGTTCCTCACTATCGTCCTCGTCGTCGCGGTGTTCGCCCTCGTGGTGGCTATCGTATTCAACGCATATCCGGAGGCGGCCACGGCGAGTCTGGTCTACATCGTCCTCGCGGTGCTGTTCGGCATGTACCTCTATCAGCTGAATCTGCCGTTCCTGCCGGGGACCGCCGCCTTCGTCACGGCGATGTTTATCGGCGTGTTCGCCGGTATTCAGTTCCCGATTGCGCTGTTCGAACCTGCGGCCCGCGCCCCGGCCGAAACGTTCGTCCTGTTTTCGGGGTCCGGTTCGTGGCTCCCCGGTGCGAGTTCGTTCAACGGGAACACCGCAGCGTGGGTGCCGGTCATCCTCATCTACGGCGCGATTGCGAGCGCGCTTCCCGTGTGGGTGCTCCTGCAACCCCGTGACTACCTTTCGTCGTTCCTCCTCTACGCCGGGGTTGGTGGCTCGCTCGTGGCTATCATCGTCGGGACGTTCGTTACCAACCCGACGCAACCGCTCGTGACGAACCTCGACCCGTTCTACGGCTTTATCGGTCGCTCCGGCGCGCCGCTGTTCCCGCTTTTGTTCATCACCATCGCCTGCGGGACCATCAGCGGATTCCACTCGCTCGTCTCGTCGGGAACGACCTCGAAGCAACTGAACAAGGAATCTGACGCGCGGGTTATCGGCTACGGTGGTATGCTCGGCGAGGGACTTCTCGCCACCGTCGCACTCGCGGCGGTCGCTATCGTCGCTCCTGACGTCGGCGGCGGTATCGGCCTCGCGCTGCCGACCTTCGCGGCTGGCGGCGGCGTCATCCTCTCTAGCTTCGGTATCCCGACGTCCTTCGGCGGGCCGTTCATGGCGCTCGTGCTCGTGAGCTTCCTGCTCACCTCGACCGACACGGCGGTTCGTCTCGGTCGCTATATGATGGAAGAAATCGTCGGGACGCCCGAGACGCCGGTCGAGGACTTCGCGACGAACCGCTACGGCAACGCGCTCGTGCAGTCGCTTCCGGCGTACATCCTCATCACGAGTGGGTCGTGGTTGACGCTCTGGCAACTGTTCGGCGGTGCGAACCAACTGCTCGCCGCGCTGGCGCTCCTGACGGCGACTGTCTGGCTGGCCAACTGGGACGACTCGAAGCAGCTCATCAGCACCGGCGTGCCGATGGCGCTCATGACGATAATCACGACGCTCGGGCTGTTGTGGCTCGCGTTCCACGACAACCTCTATGCGAAGTTCATGAATCCCGAATGGATGGAACAGGCCGGAACGTTCGCCATGGTTTCGGCGGTCGTCCAAATCATCCTCGCGCTCGTGTTGATTTACTTGGCCCTGTCGCTGGTCAAACTTGGCTACGAGAACATCAAAGACGCGCGAGGTTCGGGCGGCGGCGGTCGCGGCGGCCGTCCACAACCGAGTGACGACTGA
- a CDS encoding ArsA family ATPase has product MRKFVFFGGKGGVGKTTISSAYAVKCARAGIRTLLVSTDPAHSTRDVFDQTFTDDPSPVDGEKNLDAMEIDPETEVREHLMETKRAMGDQVSPAMVNEIDRQLEMAHQTPGAHESALFDRFIDVMRSSDDYDRVVFDTSPTGGTLRLLSLPVHLDGWIQRLLHKRKQSVKLFERAAIGNNEPRRMMDGDPIIARLEQRRDDFTFAKETLQADAAFFLVVNPDELSIRETKRAVEQLDSYGLDVRGLAVNRLTPEPDPDEEGRGATFLRNRVETERERLRELREDLSPPLVAAIETRVAEVKGDFLGEVADELDVEIELKIT; this is encoded by the coding sequence ATGCGTAAATTCGTCTTCTTCGGCGGTAAAGGCGGCGTCGGAAAAACCACGATTTCCAGTGCCTATGCCGTCAAGTGCGCCCGCGCTGGAATCCGAACCCTTCTCGTCTCGACGGACCCGGCACACAGCACCCGCGACGTGTTCGACCAGACGTTTACGGACGACCCGTCGCCCGTCGACGGCGAGAAGAATCTCGACGCGATGGAAATCGACCCCGAGACGGAGGTCCGCGAACACCTCATGGAGACGAAGCGGGCGATGGGCGACCAGGTGAGTCCCGCGATGGTCAACGAAATCGACCGCCAACTGGAGATGGCCCACCAGACGCCCGGTGCCCACGAATCGGCGCTTTTCGACCGCTTTATCGACGTGATGCGCTCGTCGGACGACTACGACCGCGTCGTCTTCGACACCTCACCAACTGGTGGGACGCTCCGACTGCTCTCACTCCCGGTGCACCTCGACGGGTGGATTCAGCGACTCCTGCACAAGCGAAAACAGTCGGTCAAACTGTTCGAGCGCGCGGCAATCGGGAACAACGAACCCCGACGAATGATGGACGGCGACCCGATTATCGCCCGACTCGAACAGCGCCGCGACGACTTCACCTTCGCCAAGGAGACGCTGCAAGCGGATGCCGCTTTCTTTCTCGTCGTGAATCCCGACGAACTCTCGATTCGGGAGACGAAGCGCGCGGTCGAACAACTCGACTCTTACGGACTCGATGTTCGGGGACTCGCCGTCAACCGTCTCACACCCGAACCCGACCCCGACGAGGAAGGGCGAGGGGCGACGTTCCTGCGCAACCGAGTCGAGACCGAGCGGGAACGACTCCGCGAACTTCGCGAAGACCTTTCGCCACCGCTCGTCGCCGCCATCGAGACGCGCGTTGCCGAGGTAAAAGGCGACTTCCTCGGCGAGGTTGCCGACGAACTCGATGTCGAAATCGAGCTGAAAATAACCTAA
- a CDS encoding CobW family GTP-binding protein, with product MNPREEIPVTVLGGSLGAGKTTLLNHLLTSAGDRDIAVLVNDMGSVNVDAELVAEESDLAVGGGVTELSNGCICCELQDDLETAVVRLARERTFDHLVVEASGVSEPGPVARLFVTSRAAARYDVAGLVTVVDARLFADTFVGGDPERTVAEESDGTTRPLSALLVEQVESADLVVLNKRDLVTDAEIAEVGEVVEVLRPGVDVVETTYGEVDVGRLLSDLHDPDAPVGWRAVLGETANGHNTEDHAHTHNDTSHAETTYGVTSFVYRRRAPLDPDGAADVLGSLPESVVRAKGSLWVGGAEDVHYTYSQAGPSAYITAGGPWIATLPEFEQDTYRRNHPELDWHEEYGDKRTELVFIGHDIDETALVETLDEHLLEPGAPVTDGQYPTEAGAEVALAEPEVDR from the coding sequence ATGAATCCGCGAGAGGAAATCCCGGTGACAGTACTCGGTGGGAGCCTCGGCGCGGGGAAGACGACGCTTCTGAATCACCTGTTGACGAGCGCCGGCGACCGAGACATCGCCGTACTCGTCAACGACATGGGGTCCGTAAACGTCGATGCCGAGTTGGTCGCGGAGGAGTCCGACCTCGCGGTCGGCGGGGGCGTGACGGAACTGTCGAACGGGTGTATCTGCTGTGAGTTACAGGACGACCTCGAAACCGCCGTCGTCAGGCTTGCGCGAGAGCGGACGTTCGACCACCTCGTCGTCGAGGCATCCGGCGTCTCAGAACCCGGGCCGGTCGCTCGGTTGTTCGTCACCTCGCGGGCGGCCGCCCGGTACGACGTAGCCGGTCTCGTGACCGTCGTCGATGCGCGCCTCTTTGCGGACACCTTCGTCGGCGGCGACCCGGAACGGACCGTCGCCGAAGAGAGCGACGGGACAACTCGACCGCTCTCTGCCCTTCTCGTCGAACAGGTCGAAAGCGCCGACCTCGTCGTCCTCAACAAGCGCGACCTCGTCACCGACGCGGAAATCGCGGAGGTCGGCGAAGTGGTCGAAGTACTCCGTCCCGGCGTCGACGTGGTGGAGACGACGTACGGCGAGGTCGATGTGGGCCGACTGCTCTCGGACCTCCACGACCCGGATGCGCCCGTCGGGTGGCGGGCTGTACTTGGCGAAACAGCGAACGGCCACAACACGGAAGACCACGCCCACACCCACAATGACACCTCCCACGCCGAGACGACCTACGGCGTCACCTCGTTCGTCTACCGACGACGGGCACCGCTCGACCCCGACGGCGCGGCCGACGTTCTCGGTTCGCTGCCCGAATCGGTCGTCCGCGCCAAAGGCTCGCTGTGGGTTGGCGGGGCCGAAGACGTACACTACACCTACAGCCAGGCCGGTCCATCGGCGTACATCACCGCCGGCGGCCCGTGGATTGCGACGCTCCCGGAGTTCGAACAGGACACCTACCGCCGCAATCATCCCGAACTCGACTGGCACGAGGAGTACGGAGACAAACGGACCGAACTCGTGTTCATCGGCCACGACATCGACGAGACGGCGCTCGTGGAGACGCTTGACGAGCACCTGCTCGAACCGGGCGCGCCGGTAACAGATGGCCAGTACCCGACTGAAGCCGGAGCGGAAGTTGCACTCGCGGAACCGGAGGTCGACCGATGA
- a CDS encoding DUF7569 family protein, with the protein MSDSCDGCGRAVEDALARAVRLQVDDSTVDDQRLCPTCFADWITRYKEKMSPKASKESSDSEIIVD; encoded by the coding sequence ATGAGTGACTCGTGTGACGGGTGCGGTCGGGCGGTCGAAGACGCACTCGCCCGAGCGGTCCGCCTGCAAGTCGACGACTCGACGGTCGACGACCAGCGACTCTGTCCGACGTGCTTCGCTGACTGGATAACCCGGTACAAAGAGAAGATGTCGCCGAAGGCGTCGAAAGAGTCGTCCGACTCCGAGATAATCGTCGACTGA